The nucleotide sequence GGCGTCGATGTCGGGGCGAAGGCGGAAATCCACGGGCTGATTGATCGACTTGCCGGTCAAGGCAAGGCCGTGCTGTTGATTTCCAGCGACCTGCCCGAGGTGCTCGGCATGAGCGACCGGGTCCTCGTCATGCATCGCGGCACCATCTCCACCGAACTGCGCGGCGAAAGTATGACACAGGAGAATGTGATCCTGGCGGCGTCGGGACTTTAGAACGACTCTCAAAATGAATGTCGAAAACACAACCCCCTCACCCGTCCTAACGGACACCCTCTCCCCATCGGATGGGGAGAGGGACGGGGTGAGGGGCTTTCCGGGCGTTCGGCATCTGCGACATTCTGTTTGCAGTACACTCTATCGGGATGGGAAAGGAAACCGTCGATGAAACAAAGCCGCTACTCGCGCTTCTTGATTCAACGGCTGATTTTTTTGTTTGCCGGCAACTTGCTCCTATTGCTCGCCATTCGTTTGTTGTTGAAGGAGGGCGGTTCATTTGCCGACGTGTTGCAACGCTGCGGTCCGGATGTTGCGCCGATCATTCTGGCCGGGCTGGGCATGACCGGCGTCATCTTCACGGGGGCAATTGATCTGTCCATCGCGTCGATCATCGTCGTGGCCGGAACGGTGTTTGGAATTCTGGTCCAGCGCGGTTTTAGCCCGACGGTTTGTTTCGGCGCATGTTTCGGTGCGGCTTGGAGTCTTGCCATGTTGAATGGCGTTCTGATTCGCAGTCTCAAGATTCCGGCCATCATCATCACGCTGGCGGGCCTGACGTTTTATCGCGGCGCGGCGCTCATTCTCGCGGACATCGGCATCCCGAACTTCGGCGGCAACATCTCGGTGCCGGACGAAGCGTACCACTCGCCCGGGAAACTTTATGGTGGATGGATTGTGTTCTTCGCACTTCTAGCCGCGTTGTTGTGGGAAGCGTTTGCGAAGACGCCGCGACGCTGGCTGGCGCTGGGCAGTTCGGAGGAAGCCTGCCGGCTGCTTGGATTATCGCCGGGACGCATCCTGCAAAGTGCATTTTTCGCGAGCGGCGTTTTTCTTGGCCTGGCCGCGCTGATCTTCGTGACGCGCGTGCAATACATCGAGCCGGCGCGTCTGGCTTTGGGGTTCGAACTGCAGGTCATCGGCGCGGTCGTGCTGGGGGGCACGAACATTTTCGGCGGTGAAGGCAGTTTTGCCGGCACGGTGCTCGGCGCGTTTTTTCTCTACTTCACTGCGCAAGTCCTCACCTACGCCGGTGTGAACCCTTATTTTCAGGAAGCCGTGACCGGCGCGATCATCATCGGCGTGATCGGACTGGACTGCGCGTTGCATCGCCGCCGTAAACTGCTGGAGGAACTCGCGTGAAGAAATGGCTTTTGCCGATACTGTTGCTGGTCGAAGTCGCCTTCTTCACAACCATCGGCGGAACAACGTTCCATTCCGCTGGCGAGTTCACGAACTACTTCAAGAGTTATTTTGCCGATCTGCTGACGCAATCGACGCCGGTGTTGTTGCTCGCGTTTGGCATGACGCTGGTATTGATGACGGCGGGCATCGACCTCTCCGTGGGTTCGCAAGTGGCGCTGGTAGCTTGTGTCATGGCCTCCTTCAAAAGCGGACCACACTTTTGGTGGACGGCGGTGCCGCTGGGTTTGGTGTTGGCAGCGGTGCTTGGACTGGTCAACGGTGCGCTGATTGCCCGGCTCGATATTCCACCGATCATTGCCACGCTGGGAACGATGATCTTCTATCGTGGACTCTGCTTCGTTGTGATGGGTGACTTGGAGAAGTCGCCGTTCATTGAGGTGCCGGGATATGAATGGTTCGGGAAATTCGTCGGTGTGGCGCTCGTCGTTGGAGCGGTATTTGTGGGGGGCGGATTATTCTTTCAACTCTCGCGCTGGCGACGGGAGATTTTGATGCTGGGGGGCAATCGTGTGGCCGCTCGTTACGCCGGCATCCCGGTAACGCGCCGCATCTGCGAGGTCTATGCGCTGATGGGCTTGCTGGCGTTTATTGCAGCGTTGTGTTTTACCGCTCGCAATAGTTCGGTAAGCGCAAGTTCACTCACTGGACTTGAACTGCAAGTCATTGTAGCGGTGGTGCTGGGTGGGACGCGCGTCCAAGGCGGCGGCGGATCGCTGGTTGGAACATTCTTCGGCGTATTGATCATCGCGGTTCTGGATGAGGGTTTGCGCGGCGCGGCGATTTGGGGCGACCAACATCTCCCGTTCAAGATCAGTCATCTGCAATATCTTCTGCTCGGCACGTTGCTGGTGGCGGGTGTGTGGCTTAACACTCGCCTTAATCAACGCAGAACGTAACCGCCGAATTTGTCGGCGGCTACGAGGTTTGTTACCATTGCTGCCGGCCATTGATCTCGGCGGGAGGCACGTCGGGAAACTCGTAGGTGATCGTCCAGTCGGCGGTGAGAGGCAACAGGTCAGCCACCCTCAGTTGTGATTTGACTTCGAATTGCACATTGATGGTCTCGTTGGATTTGGGTTCAAGCGTCAGATGCGCTTCCGCTGGTTTTATGTGGACCTGATCAGTTGAGTTGAATCGCGCACGAAATGTCATCGGCATATCCGTATCGTTCGTGATTTTCAATTTGGTGGCGGCACCGGGAAAAGTCACGTCGCCGCGAAATTTCCCTCCCCTGATCAGCATCTCCGAAGTAACTGCTTTTCCCTCGAGGGCGGTGCGCATGGTCTTGGCCATCTTCTCGGTGAGAACATTTTCATCCCAGATGCCGTCGAGAAAAAGATTGGCGATGCGCGGGCCTTTGTCGGTCATCGTCACCCACGCGACTTGATCGAACTCGCCAAACGCCCGACCGCGTAGTTTGCTGCCGCCGCCCGTCGTGGCGAGGACGATGTAACTCGTGTCGTTGCGCTCGAATTTGGTGTAGGTGTGCCGGTGACCGGCGATGACCGTGTGCGGGCGCTTTTTGATCATGGCTTCGACGGCCGCCCAGCCGGAATCCTCTTCGTAATCCCAAAGCGGTTTGTGCAGGAACACCAGCGTCCAATGCACGTTTGGATTCTCGGCCAACGCCTTGGCAACGTAATCCTGTTGCGCCTTGCTGATGTGCGTCGGCGGTGGGTCTTCACTGTCGAGACAGAGGAAGAGCACGTTTTGGTAAACGAAATGATAATAGAGCCGCCCAAAGCGTTTGATCCATTCCTCCTCCATGATCTTGTTCGTGATGTCGTGATTGCCGGGAAGATAATAGAATTTCATGTCCAGTTGCTCGACGAAGCCCATGAACTCCCGCCATTCGGCGTCAATCTGCGAACGGTCCTCGGTATGGCCCGTGATCAAATCGCCCACGCTCATCACGAACTCGGGTTGCAGCAGGTTGATTTTCTTGACCGCGTCTTCAAAGACACCGGGGCGAACGCCGCCGGTCCGATCCGTCACGACCACGAATTGAAAGTGAGTCGGGTCGTTGTTGGTGACCTTGCTGGTCCAGGGATTACCGGTCGCACCGACGGCCGGAGCAACCAGCCCATCGCTACGCTGCAAGTTTTTGGGTCGCGCACAGCCGGCGCCTCCCGTCAGCACCAGCAACACCAGCAGTCCGCTCAAACTCCACCGCAAAACTTTCGTGGGCATAAATCGAATTCGATGCACTTTACCCATTGCTACGCTCCAACCGGATGAGACGCAAAGAAAAAGACTGGGCCGCACACCTGATTGGAACAGGACAGATGCAGTTGGGAATGTGCCGGAGCGCGCCAGGAGCGCGGGATTTATTCCGACGACCTCGGCGACGGCCGGCCACCAGGAATTCGTCCTGACTTACAACACGTTCGAAGCGATTGGCCCGGCCTGTCTGCCCGCCAACCCGGCATCCTGATGGACTGTTTGAATGCCGACGGCACGCCCGGAAAAATCTTCGCGCAATCAATGAGGATCAAGTAATGAAGCAGGCCGGCGTCGGCCACGACGACCCGATGCGTTTCGTTCCGTGATCGAGGGCGAGGAGGCGCATGGTCAAGAAAAGGATTGCTCAATGGTTTTCATCGGTAGAAACAGCCGGTGTGTCTGGCCAATGACTGGCACGAAACCGAACTTCCGATAAAATCGCACGGCGGATTCGTCCTTGGCTTCCACTATGACCGCAAACGCCGCGGTGGATTCGCTCCCTCGCAGAGCGCGCCGCAAGGCGTCGCCGAGGAGAAACTCCCCCAAGCCGCGCCCGCGATGGTTCAAATCAACGGCCAGCCGCCCCAGCAGTGTCGCCGGGATTTGATGATAACGAGGAAGCTTCCTGGCCACCGCCTCGGGCAATTCGGTCAGGTCAAACCCGGCATTCGACCACGCGTAATAACCGGCGATGTCACTCCCGACACGATGGATTAGGACGTATGGCGAAGCAACTCGTCGCCGGGCATCCTGCCCCGCCTGGGTTTGAAAGTAGTGGTCCAACGCTGCCACGCCACACCGAAACCGTGAACGGTCATGCCGTTCAGACAGGGGTTCGACAAAATACGCCTGGGCCAATTCGAGGCTCACCGCCCATTCCCTTTTGGTTGCCGGGCCATGAGCTGAATGTAGCGTCGCGCCGCCGCCCGGAGCCGGGCGTTGGGCTTGGGCGGACGCAGCAGCGCGTTCGCGAACTGGATGGACGCCTCGCGGTTGAGGCGGATGAGCTTGTGCTGCTCCACCGTTTGCACGGCGGCATCGTGGGCGCTGTTTATGAGAAAATCACTGAGGGTGACGCCACGCATCGCGGCGGCATCCAGCAGCAGTTCCTTCAACTCCGGCGAGACTCGCGCCTCCAGGCGGTCGTAACGGGGACGGGTGACTTTTCGTTTCGGTGCAGGCGTGGCGGGCTTCATGGTTGGACTATCCGGCAAATTGCCGGGTCAGTCAAGCGGCGAAGCCGAGCGCCGCATGCATTTCGTTCCGTGATCAAGGGGCGGCTGAGCGTGGACTGAAAACTAGCTTCCCGGAGATTGTCCTGGGAAATTCTCGACCAATCGCTCATTGCCAACCAGTGAAAGAATTAGGCCTTTACCCCTAATCTGAACCTTGTGGATTTCATCGAAAATCAGTTCGAGTTCAGCAGCGGCGGTTGAATTCACTGGGATCGGAATAGAATGATCATGAAGCCAACCTGCAGTTTTTGAGCGTCCCTCCCACACTGGACACGGAAAGTCCGGCAACTCACCCCGAATTTCGCCGGACTCGATAGCAAGTCTGGCAGCTTGGGTCCAGCCGGTTTCGGGATCAATTCCGGGGCGTCCTTCGAACTTATGAACATAGGCCGCCGAGAACGAAACGGTTATTCTTTGGCCAACCTGCGTAATGGACTCCACGTCCGAATCGTGAAGTTCGATCATGCTGTTGGGCGGGTTCACACGTTAATCTAAAATGGTGTCATCACCTTTGCCGCCGAACTTACCGTCTTCTCAATGTCTGTCTCGCTGTGTGCCGTCGAGAGGAAACCCGCCTCAAATTGCGACGGCGCGAGATATACGCCCGCGTCCAACATGCCGTGGAAGAATTTCTTGAACCGCTCGCGGTCGCTCTTCATCGCGTCGGCGAGATTCCAGACCGGTTCGCCGGTAAAGTAACCGCAAAACATCGAGCCACAACGGTTGAAGGTCACAGGCACACCGGCGGATTTGGCGGCGTCCTTCATCCCGGCTTCCAGTTGCGAACCGAGTTGTTCGAGGTGGGTGTAAGCCTTCGTTTCATTCGTAGCAGCCGACGTGAGGAGGCTCGTTTCAATTTCGGATTTCGGATTTCGGATTTCGGGTTTTTCAATTAGAGCCTCCTTGCGTCGGCCGCTACATAGTTCTTGGAGATTCGCAATTCCCGCCGCCATCGCCAGCGGATTGCCGCTCAACGTGCCGGCTTGATAGACCGGCCCGAGCGGCGCGAGGTAATCCATGATATCCGCCCGCCCGCCAAATGCGCCCACCGGCAGTCCGCCGCCGATGATTTTGCCGAGGCACGTCAAATCCGGCTTGATGCCGAAGCGTTCCTGCGCGCCGCCGGGCGCAAGGCGGAAGCCCGTCATCACTTCGTCGAAGATTAGCAACGCGCCGTCCTCCTGTGTGATCTTGCGCAGGAATTCCAGGTAGCCCGGCTTGGGCAAATACAGACCAGCGTTGCCTGGCACCGGCTCGACGATGATGCAGGCGATTTCGTTCTTGTTGGCGGCAAACGCAGCTTTAACCGGCTCCGTTTCATTGAAGGGCAAAACGATGGTGAGCTTCGCAAACTCCGCGGGCACACCGGCGCTGTCGGGATGGCCGAACGTGAGCGCTCCGCTGCCCGCCTTGACGAGCAGCGAATCTCCGTGGCCATGATAACAGCCATCGAACTTGATGATCTTGTCGCGCTTCGTAAATCCGCGCGCGAGCCGAATCGCGCTCATGCAGGCTTCCGTGCCGGAGTTGGTCATGCGCACCTTCTGCACGCTGGGGACGAGCGAGCAGATGAGCTTCGCCATCGTGACCTCGCTCGGATTCGGGATGCCGAAGCTCGTGCCGAGATCGGCGGCGGCTTTGATGGCGGAAACAATTTTTGGATGTGCGTGCCCGAGGATGGCCGGCCCCCACGTGCCGACGTAATCAATGTATTCATTGCCGTCCACGTCCCATACACGACAGCCGCTGGCCTTGTTGACGAAAAAAGGTTTGCCGCCCACCGCGCGGAAAGCGCGCACAGGCGAGTTCACGCCACCGGGAATGTAGTTCAATGCTTCGGCGAAGAGAGCGTCGGATTTGCTTCGGGACAGCATAGCATTATTGAGACGACTGAAGCTCAACGATCATCGGGTGAAAACTCACACGGGACGGCTTGGCGACCGTGACGGCGATAGACCTGGAAGTCTTTCCGGTCCACGGTCCAAATCTTGCAGCGCGTTGCCAGCTCAGTCATCCGTACGAGGCACGCATCGGCCAGTTCCATGTGCCGGTCGCGATACTTGTGCAACAAATCCAGCACCGATGTGGTTTCCGCGCAGAGATTGAATTCCAAAATCAGATCGCCGCGTTCAATCAGCTTGATTCCCGGAATTGGATCATTGAGGTGATAGGACAACTCCACCAGCACCGCATCACAAGTGATGAAGGGGGCGTTCGCAACAAATTCGCTGGCGCCCCATGCATGAAAGGATTCGCTTCGATTCAATGCGGCCAGCAACAATCCCGTATCAGCGATTTTTTTCACCGCGCTCCTTGAGGCGTCTGGAAATCACGCGGCGCGTGTTCCGGTTGGTGGCCGGCCCGGTGTTCAGCCGCACCGAACCGATGAGGTCGTGCGAGACGAACTTGTGCTGGCGCGGCGATGCTTCTTCGCTCAAGTCGCGTTCAACCAACGTGAGAATGTATTTGGTGCGGTCCTGACCCAGCTTGGCCGCGCGGGCGTCGATCGCTGCGATCACGGACGGACGCGCCCGAAGTGAAATAGGTTTTGTCATACGGCGTCGTATTACGACATTGGGATGCGGAAAGCAAGTCCGCGGCGACTGAAAGCTTTTTCTTCTTAAGGAGTACCGTTCGCCGAATGGCTGCACAAGCATTTTTCGCCAGCATTACCTGAAGGGAGCCAGTGCCATAGGGAGGGAATCCTTCGCCGGCGCGCTTCCGGGAGGCCCATTCAAGTCAATAGTTGCCCAAAGGAAATTCTGAATCCCGCCAGCAGTTTGGATTTTGCCAATTCGGCATCCACCGCGCGGGAATGAAGTTGATAGACGCCTTTCACCAAAGCGAAGACTTCGATGGAGCGGCTTTCTGGATCAACTATCCAATACTCGCCAATGCCGACCTGTTCGTAGAGTGCCTTCTTTTCGACGCGGTCGCGTTTCCAACTTCCTTGCGAAATGACTTCCACCACCAATTCCGGCACGCCTCGAATCCGGTCTTTGATGACTTCGTTGTTGGCACTTGAGATGAAAAAAACGTCGGGCTGAACAACGCGGTGTTGTGACAACACTACATCCAGCGGACTTAGAAAAACCTTTCCCGCCTTGTTGTCGCGCACAAAGTCGTGGAGCGCCCGGTAAAGACTCCCGACAATCGTTTGGTGTGAAGGTGTCGGTGTTGGTGACATAACAATTTCTCCATCCCACAATTCAATGGGCAGGTTGGTCTCCGGCAACTCGGCGAGCATGGCGTCGTACGTCCAGAGCCGTTTGGCTTTGGGCGGCTTGGGCAATACATCCGTTGTCATGATTTCAATAAGTCCTGTCTGAGTCGGAAAGTCAAATTGTATTGCAAGTGGGCCGTTTTGAATTTCATTCCCGATATTGTTGTGCGACGGGCACGCGACGACCGACGCCAAACGCTTTCGTCGTCACCTTGAGGCCGGGCGCGGCCTGGCGGCGTTTATATTCGCTCAAGTCAATCAGGCGAACTACGCGCTTCACAGTCGTCTCGTCGAAACCAGCGGCGATGATTTCCCGTGGCGACTTGGCGTGGACGACGTAGGCTTCGAGAATGGCGTCGAGCACATCGTAGGGCGGCAGCGAATCCTGATCGGTCTGGTTGGGGCGTAGTTCAGCAGATGGCGCTTTGGTGATGGATGCGGTTGGGATGATTTCCCTCTCGCGGTTGATCCATTTCGCGAGGCGATAGACCATCATCTTCGGCACATCGCTGATGACGGCGAGGCCGCCATTCATGTCGCCGTAAAGTGTGCAATAGCCGACGGCGAGCTCGCTCTTGTTGCCGGTGGTCAGCAGCAGCGAGCCAAGTTTATTGGAGAGTGCCATGAGCAATGTGCCGCGAATGCGAGCCTGCAAATTCTCTTCCGCCACGTCTTCGGCGCGACCGGCAAACACACCTTTCAACTGCGCCTTGCATTGCTCGAAAACCGGCTGGATGGCGATGATATCGTAACGGATGCCGAGATTGCGCGAGAGAATTGCCGCGTCATCAAGGCTGCCCTGCGAGGAATATTGAGAAGGCAGCGAAATGCCGCGAACATTCTCCTTGCCCAACGCAGCAACAGCGAGGCACGCAACGAGCGCCGAATCGATGCCGCCGCTCAATCCGAGCACCGCCGACTTGAAACCGCATTTGTGCAGGTAATCGCGCAAGCCCAGCACCAGCGCGCGATAAACCAGTTCCTCGTCGGACGGCAACGAACCCCTCTCCCGGCCTTTGGCCACCCTCTCCCCATCTGATGGCGAGAGGGATGGGGTGAGGGGCACGGCAGCCACATCCACAAAAAGCAAATCTTCCTCAAACAACTTTCCCTGCGCGACAAGTTCACCCGCGGCATTGAAAGCAAGGCTGCCGCCGTCGAAAATCAATTCGTCATTGCCACCAACTTGATTGCAGAACACGACCGGACGCTTAGTTTTCACCGCGATGCTGCGGAGCATTTCAAAGCGGGTCTGATTTTTTCCGAGATGCCACGGCGACGCGGACAGATTGAAAATGATTTGCGCGCCAGCCTCAGCCAGCTCGACTGGCGGGTTGTTGCGATAGCGGCGCTCCGGCCAGAAATCGTCGTCGTTCCAGATGTCCTCGCAAATCGTCAGGCCGATTTTCAGTCCATTGAACTCGACCGGCGCGTTCTCGTTCGCGGGCTGGAAGTAGCGGTCTTCGTCGAACACATCGTAAGTGGGCAGCAAAGTTTTCGCGCGGGTTGCCACGATCTTGCGGTTCTGCAACAGCGCCACGCTGTTCGTCACTTCGCGACCGGGTCGCTTCGCGTTCTCGCCGACGAAACCAAGCAGCAAGCCCGTCTTGCCCGTGGCAGCCGCGAGTTGATTGAGCGACTCAAGATTTTTGGCGACGAAATCCTTTCGCAGCAGCAGATCACGCGGAGGGTAGCCGGTGACGGCCAGTTCGGTGCTTACGACCAAGTCGACGCCAGCCTCGACACCGCGACGATACGCCGCGAGAATTTTCTCTGCGTTGCCGGAGAGGTCGCCGACGGTGGTGTTGAGTTGTGCCAGCGCAATCTTCATTGATCGAGGAACTTGAACAAACGTAATCCAACAAAAATCATACTCCGCGCTCCCACGCCGTCAGGGGCGGCGCAGGAAGGTTTGCGCCAACGAACCGCGTTCGGTGCGGATGACGGCGCCGGTGGAAACGTTGTGTCGCTGAAACCAACCCTGGCTGGTCTCCAATCCAAAGCGCACGTTCGTCGCCGCCGAAATGACAGGCGTCACATTGTGAGGTTGCAGGTTATGGATTTCCAAGATCACTCCATCCGTGTCGATGTAGGCGATGGAGAGCGGGACAAAACAATTGGTCATCCAGTAAGATGCCTGCCGCGCCGCAGGATGAACGAAAATCATCGCCTCATTCTCGGCGATGTTCGTCCGGAACATCATGCCCGTCATTTGTTGCTCGCCCGTGAGCGCCATTTCGGTGATCAACTCCTCCGTTCCCAGCCAGAGCCTGATCGTCGGCAGCCTGGGTTGGGCGTGCGTAGGAAGCAGGGGCGCGGAGGACGGCGGCGAACTGTCCTTCGATTTCTTCGAGCAACCAATAATCAAAGCCATGCCAACCAGAAAAAAACTCAATGTCCGAACGAATTGCACACCCAAAGAGTGCGGGAAGAAAGGAGCGCTTTCAATCACTGTTTGGAGAACGCGCCCAATTCAAGGCTTCGGCGACGCGGTTTTGAGGTGCCGGTCCATCCATGCCGTCATTTTATCCCACATGTCGGGAAGATAAACGTGGCCGACGCCCGGATAGATCACGCTTTCGTAAGCATCCTGCCGATTGTAAAGTTTATACACCGGACGCACCTTGGACTCGATGATGCGAATGCCCTCCACCGGCGATGCGCTATCCTTGTCGCCGGTCAAAAACAATACCGGTCGCGGCGCGATGAGGGCCACCACCGCTTCCGTGTCGAAATGGTTCAGCACTCCCGGCACAAAATAATAAATGCCGTGACCGGGCAGGGATTGTTGTTCGATCAGGTTTTGGTAACGCGTGAGGCAGGCCACCGCCACGCCAGTTTTGATGCGGTCGTCCAACGCCAGCAACCACCAGGTGCGTGTCGCGCCCATGCTGATGCCGGTGACACCGACGCGGTTGGCATCGACTTCGGGTCGCGACACCAGGTAATCCAACGCCATCAAATCGTCGCGGACGATCATGCCCCAGAGCGTGCGGCCGACCCAAAGGTTGAACTTACTCGCCGTCATCTCGCCCGCGCCGCCGCGTTCTTTGGCGCCACCCGGCCCTCGTCCGTTGCGTTCGCCGAAACAATACGCGTCGATCCCCAACACCACATAGCCACGCCGCGCCAACGTCGGACCTGGTTCCTGCGGCGTGTGCTCGGCGCGCAACATCTCCTCCTTGCCGTTGTCATACTGGCCGCCGTGCCAGTGGCAATACAGGATGGCAGGCGATTTGCCGGCGGCTTTTTTCGGCAGAAACAAATAGCCTGGAACGGTTGCGCCCGCGCCGTTGTCGAACTGAAATTTCTCCAGCCAATAATCGCCGCGATCTTCCCGCTTGAGGATTTGAACTTCGGGCTTGGTCGGTCCCGGCGGCAATTTGCCGAGCAATTGCCATAAGTCCGCGCGGATTTTGACGCGTTGCTTTTCCCACTTGGCGCGCGTGGCCGGAGCGGAAAACTCCGGCGTTGGGGGCGACTTCTCCAGCCAGCGTTGCCAGTCGGGTTTTGCGTTTTGAGCCATGATGCGGTTCGCGGACAAACCAAACCACACGCCCAGCAACAGCGTCAACGAGAATGCCGGACGACGGATGGCTGAAGAGAGCGCTGAAGACATGCCCGCTTGAATACCAAAGTGTCAAGTCCTTCGCCAGCCAATTCAGATGCGCTTTGGTTGCGCCGCGAGTACGCTGACGTTGCCGCAGCGTGTTGCCGTTTTTTCCACTTTACGTCGCGTGCTTTTTTCGTCATACCCGGCTTCGCCAATCAACCGTGCATCGACATGACTTCGAAACTGTTAACCACGCTCATGACCTTGGCGCTCTCGGCGCACGTGGCGAGTTGCGCCGATGCGAAGGTCAGGAAGTTGATTGAGTTTGGTTGGGATGAGCCGGACACCGCATTCATCCGCCAACATCTCGCCGAAATGGAGCGAACACCTTTTGATGGCTGTGTGTTTCACGTCAACTATCCCAAGCCGGACGGCCAGACGGGAAACTTCACCTGGGAATGTTGGAGTCACCGCGCCTTCAG is from Verrucomicrobiota bacterium and encodes:
- a CDS encoding ABC transporter permease, which codes for MKQSRYSRFLIQRLIFLFAGNLLLLLAIRLLLKEGGSFADVLQRCGPDVAPIILAGLGMTGVIFTGAIDLSIASIIVVAGTVFGILVQRGFSPTVCFGACFGAAWSLAMLNGVLIRSLKIPAIIITLAGLTFYRGAALILADIGIPNFGGNISVPDEAYHSPGKLYGGWIVFFALLAALLWEAFAKTPRRWLALGSSEEACRLLGLSPGRILQSAFFASGVFLGLAALIFVTRVQYIEPARLALGFELQVIGAVVLGGTNIFGGEGSFAGTVLGAFFLYFTAQVLTYAGVNPYFQEAVTGAIIIGVIGLDCALHRRRKLLEELA
- a CDS encoding ABC transporter permease, which produces MKKWLLPILLLVEVAFFTTIGGTTFHSAGEFTNYFKSYFADLLTQSTPVLLLAFGMTLVLMTAGIDLSVGSQVALVACVMASFKSGPHFWWTAVPLGLVLAAVLGLVNGALIARLDIPPIIATLGTMIFYRGLCFVVMGDLEKSPFIEVPGYEWFGKFVGVALVVGAVFVGGGLFFQLSRWRREILMLGGNRVAARYAGIPVTRRICEVYALMGLLAFIAALCFTARNSSVSASSLTGLELQVIVAVVLGGTRVQGGGGSLVGTFFGVLIIAVLDEGLRGAAIWGDQHLPFKISHLQYLLLGTLLVAGVWLNTRLNQRRT
- a CDS encoding metallophosphoesterase → MPTKVLRWSLSGLLVLLVLTGGAGCARPKNLQRSDGLVAPAVGATGNPWTSKVTNNDPTHFQFVVVTDRTGGVRPGVFEDAVKKINLLQPEFVMSVGDLITGHTEDRSQIDAEWREFMGFVEQLDMKFYYLPGNHDITNKIMEEEWIKRFGRLYYHFVYQNVLFLCLDSEDPPPTHISKAQQDYVAKALAENPNVHWTLVFLHKPLWDYEEDSGWAAVEAMIKKRPHTVIAGHRHTYTKFERNDTSYIVLATTGGGSKLRGRAFGEFDQVAWVTMTDKGPRIANLFLDGIWDENVLTEKMAKTMRTALEGKAVTSEMLIRGGKFRGDVTFPGAATKLKITNDTDMPMTFRARFNSTDQVHIKPAEAHLTLEPKSNETINVQFEVKSQLRVADLLPLTADWTITYEFPDVPPAEINGRQQW
- a CDS encoding GNAT family N-acetyltransferase — protein: MSLELAQAYFVEPLSERHDRSRFRCGVAALDHYFQTQAGQDARRRVASPYVLIHRVGSDIAGYYAWSNAGFDLTELPEAVARKLPRYHQIPATLLGRLAVDLNHRGRGLGEFLLGDALRRALRGSESTAAFAVIVEAKDESAVRFYRKFGFVPVIGQTHRLFLPMKTIEQSFS
- a CDS encoding DUF1778 domain-containing protein, with the translated sequence MKPATPAPKRKVTRPRYDRLEARVSPELKELLLDAAAMRGVTLSDFLINSAHDAAVQTVEQHKLIRLNREASIQFANALLRPPKPNARLRAAARRYIQLMARQPKGNGR
- a CDS encoding glutamate-1-semialdehyde 2,1-aminomutase; translated protein: MLSRSKSDALFAEALNYIPGGVNSPVRAFRAVGGKPFFVNKASGCRVWDVDGNEYIDYVGTWGPAILGHAHPKIVSAIKAAADLGTSFGIPNPSEVTMAKLICSLVPSVQKVRMTNSGTEACMSAIRLARGFTKRDKIIKFDGCYHGHGDSLLVKAGSGALTFGHPDSAGVPAEFAKLTIVLPFNETEPVKAAFAANKNEIACIIVEPVPGNAGLYLPKPGYLEFLRKITQEDGALLIFDEVMTGFRLAPGGAQERFGIKPDLTCLGKIIGGGLPVGAFGGRADIMDYLAPLGPVYQAGTLSGNPLAMAAGIANLQELCSGRRKEALIEKPEIRNPKSEIETSLLTSAATNETKAYTHLEQLGSQLEAGMKDAAKSAGVPVTFNRCGSMFCGYFTGEPVWNLADAMKSDRERFKKFFHGMLDAGVYLAPSQFEAGFLSTAHSETDIEKTVSSAAKVMTPF
- a CDS encoding Uma2 family endonuclease; the encoded protein is MTTDVLPKPPKAKRLWTYDAMLAELPETNLPIELWDGEIVMSPTPTPSHQTIVGSLYRALHDFVRDNKAGKVFLSPLDVVLSQHRVVQPDVFFISSANNEVIKDRIRGVPELVVEVISQGSWKRDRVEKKALYEQVGIGEYWIVDPESRSIEVFALVKGVYQLHSRAVDAELAKSKLLAGFRISFGQLLT
- a CDS encoding NAD+ synthase; amino-acid sequence: MKIALAQLNTTVGDLSGNAEKILAAYRRGVEAGVDLVVSTELAVTGYPPRDLLLRKDFVAKNLESLNQLAAATGKTGLLLGFVGENAKRPGREVTNSVALLQNRKIVATRAKTLLPTYDVFDEDRYFQPANENAPVEFNGLKIGLTICEDIWNDDDFWPERRYRNNPPVELAEAGAQIIFNLSASPWHLGKNQTRFEMLRSIAVKTKRPVVFCNQVGGNDELIFDGGSLAFNAAGELVAQGKLFEEDLLFVDVAAVPLTPSLSPSDGERVAKGRERGSLPSDEELVYRALVLGLRDYLHKCGFKSAVLGLSGGIDSALVACLAVAALGKENVRGISLPSQYSSQGSLDDAAILSRNLGIRYDIIAIQPVFEQCKAQLKGVFAGRAEDVAEENLQARIRGTLLMALSNKLGSLLLTTGNKSELAVGYCTLYGDMNGGLAVISDVPKMMVYRLAKWINREREIIPTASITKAPSAELRPNQTDQDSLPPYDVLDAILEAYVVHAKSPREIIAAGFDETTVKRVVRLIDLSEYKRRQAAPGLKVTTKAFGVGRRVPVAQQYRE
- a CDS encoding DUF192 domain-containing protein; protein product: MALIIGCSKKSKDSSPPSSAPLLPTHAQPRLPTIRLWLGTEELITEMALTGEQQMTGMMFRTNIAENEAMIFVHPAARQASYWMTNCFVPLSIAYIDTDGVILEIHNLQPHNVTPVISAATNVRFGLETSQGWFQRHNVSTGAVIRTERGSLAQTFLRRP
- a CDS encoding prolyl oligopeptidase family serine peptidase; protein product: MSSALSSAIRRPAFSLTLLLGVWFGLSANRIMAQNAKPDWQRWLEKSPPTPEFSAPATRAKWEKQRVKIRADLWQLLGKLPPGPTKPEVQILKREDRGDYWLEKFQFDNGAGATVPGYLFLPKKAAGKSPAILYCHWHGGQYDNGKEEMLRAEHTPQEPGPTLARRGYVVLGIDAYCFGERNGRGPGGAKERGGAGEMTASKFNLWVGRTLWGMIVRDDLMALDYLVSRPEVDANRVGVTGISMGATRTWWLLALDDRIKTGVAVACLTRYQNLIEQQSLPGHGIYYFVPGVLNHFDTEAVVALIAPRPVLFLTGDKDSASPVEGIRIIESKVRPVYKLYNRQDAYESVIYPGVGHVYLPDMWDKMTAWMDRHLKTASPKP